CGATCATGGCGTTACTGATTCAACTGCTGGGCGGCATTATTCTGCGTCGTCTGCAGCAGCAAAATTCGATCCCGGTTCCGAACAAGTGGAAAATACGCTGGACGTTCGCTTTGATTGTCTTCCTGGTGATCTCTTTTACCGGCGGCTTTGCCGTGGTGGGATTGACGCATCAGGGGCTCTGGCTGGCAGCCAGTGAAAAAATAGTCGATTACAATATTTCAGCTATATCGAAACGCAGTCAATCAAAAAATAATCTCAAGCAGATTGGTCTGGCACTCTACAATTATCAAGAGGCAACGCAGGTCCTGCCCGGCGGAGGTTACTTCAACAGCGCGGGGAAACCCCAGCATGGCTGGGTAGCACAACTGTTGCCTTATCTGGATCAGCAGGCTTTGTATCAGACCATTGATTTTCATGAGCCTTGGACTGCAGACATCAACCGGGAACCTTATCAGACGGCACTTCCTTTGCTGATTAATCCGGGTCTCAGACGACAAGACCACCCCACAGGTTACCAGCCCGTCGACTACGCGGCCAATAATCACATATTCAATGTGAATACCAGTATGAAGCTGGATATGATGAAAGAGGGGGCTTCGAATACAATTCTGGCAGGTGAAGTCAATACGGGGATCAAAGCCTGGGGTGATCCCACCAACTTTCGTGATCCCAATTTGGGAATCAACGCCAGCCCGCAGGGCTTTGGCAGCCCTTATTTCGGGGGGGCCCATTTTCTGCTGGGCGACGGTAGCGTCAGGTTTATTTCGGAAAACATCGATCCGCGAACTTTGAAAGCTCTGGCCACTCCCGATGGAAACGAACCAGTCGGCGAATATTAAATCGCCTGGAGACAGACAGG
The sequence above is a segment of the Gimesia algae genome. Coding sequences within it:
- a CDS encoding DUF1559 family PulG-like putative transporter, yielding MKNETVEPTRKRRVSYLVLFVIGVSIFIYLVDSRIFFPLQSLFYLVAGWILFLRRVIPQVTVPVSGLVTALVVAAIMALLIQLLGGIILRRLQQQNSIPVPNKWKIRWTFALIVFLVISFTGGFAVVGLTHQGLWLAASEKIVDYNISAISKRSQSKNNLKQIGLALYNYQEATQVLPGGGYFNSAGKPQHGWVAQLLPYLDQQALYQTIDFHEPWTADINREPYQTALPLLINPGLRRQDHPTGYQPVDYAANNHIFNVNTSMKLDMMKEGASNTILAGEVNTGIKAWGDPTNFRDPNLGINASPQGFGSPYFGGAHFLLGDGSVRFISENIDPRTLKALATPDGNEPVGEY